In Myxocyprinus asiaticus isolate MX2 ecotype Aquarium Trade chromosome 16, UBuf_Myxa_2, whole genome shotgun sequence, a single window of DNA contains:
- the LOC127453933 gene encoding ETS translocation variant 4-like isoform X1 → MEMYQAGFYTEDFRTQEVPGGFDFSSYDYSGEDLSFLLDSKGPVQQQYPETYSESLKENLHGSKVSSNESGLFNLDSFPKFSYWASYTIPEGMVADQESAQTYQNLVPLCPSEQSSTFSPGLDTSSHYQHGKGPSHRGASGTVNLDNLGATERTYSLYEAEQQSRPSYWSNYPSPTYCTSMLGQPPSSSSPPITQPSLSFCLRVAKRRSASSHRSDREGEMAPMSAYPGSGPIQLWQFLLELLLDSACHTFISWTGDGWEFKMSDPAEVAKRWGQCKNKPKMNYEKLSRGLRYYYHKNIIHKTAGKRYVYRFVCDVQGMLGKTAHEVLTSLNIPPSNAGSPQSAASMTRSEETTESWTH, encoded by the exons ATGGAGATGTATCAAGCTGGATTTTACACAGAAGACTTCAGAACTCAAGAGGTTCCTGGTGGTTTTGACTTCAGTTCATATG ACTACAGTGGTGAAGACCTGTCCTTTTTATTAGACAGCAAAGGACCTGTCCAACAGCAGTATCCAGAAACTTATTCAGAGTCCCTGAAGGAGAATTTGCACGGTTCTAAAG TCAGCTCCAATGAATCCGGACTGTTTAATCTGGACTCCTTCCCTAAGTTTAGTTACTGGGCATCATATACTA TTCCAGAAGGAATGGTAGCGGATCAGGAATCTGCTCAAACCTACCAGAACCTTGTCCCTCTTTGTCCTTCTGAACAAAGTAGTACATTCAGCCCAGGATTGGACACCAGCAGCCATTACCAACATGGGAAAGGTCCAAGTCATAGAGGAGCATCTGGTACGGTTAATCTGGACAATCTAG GTGCTACTGAGAGAACATATTCATTGTATGAGGCAGAGCAACAGAGCAGGCCCTCATATTGGTCCAACTACCCATCACCCACTTACTGCACTTCCATGCTTGGGCAACCCCCATCATCTTCCTCACCTCCAATTACTCAACCCTCTTTGTCATTCTGCCTCCGCGTGGCCAAAAGGCGCAGTGCATCATCTCATAGATCAGACAGGGAGGGTGAAATGGCACCCATGTCTGCTTATCCAG GATCTGGGCCCATCCAGCTATGGCAGTTTCTGCTGGAACTTCTCCTGGACTCTGCTTGCCACACCTTCATCAGCTGGACTGGGGATGGCTGGGAATTTAAGATGTCAGACCCTGCAGAG GTGGCGAAGCGGTGGGGCCAGTGTAAGAACAAGCCCAAAATGAACTACGAGAAGCTAAGTCGCGGTCTGCGTTACTACTACCACAAAAACATAATTCACAAAACAGCAGGGAAACGTTATGTTTACCGCTTTGTCTGTGACGTGCAAGGTATGCTCGGGAAAACGGCACACGAGGTCTTAACGAGTCTAAACATCCCACCATCAAATGCTGGATCTCCACAGTCTGCAGCAAGCATGACAAGATCAGAGGAAACCACAGAATCCTGGACACATTAG
- the LOC127453933 gene encoding ETS translocation variant 4-like isoform X2, with product MEMYQAGFYTEDFRTQEVPGGFDFSSYDSKGPVQQQYPETYSESLKENLHGSKVSSNESGLFNLDSFPKFSYWASYTIPEGMVADQESAQTYQNLVPLCPSEQSSTFSPGLDTSSHYQHGKGPSHRGASGTVNLDNLGATERTYSLYEAEQQSRPSYWSNYPSPTYCTSMLGQPPSSSSPPITQPSLSFCLRVAKRRSASSHRSDREGEMAPMSAYPGSGPIQLWQFLLELLLDSACHTFISWTGDGWEFKMSDPAEVAKRWGQCKNKPKMNYEKLSRGLRYYYHKNIIHKTAGKRYVYRFVCDVQGMLGKTAHEVLTSLNIPPSNAGSPQSAASMTRSEETTESWTH from the exons ATGGAGATGTATCAAGCTGGATTTTACACAGAAGACTTCAGAACTCAAGAGGTTCCTGGTGGTTTTGACTTCAGTTCATATG ACAGCAAAGGACCTGTCCAACAGCAGTATCCAGAAACTTATTCAGAGTCCCTGAAGGAGAATTTGCACGGTTCTAAAG TCAGCTCCAATGAATCCGGACTGTTTAATCTGGACTCCTTCCCTAAGTTTAGTTACTGGGCATCATATACTA TTCCAGAAGGAATGGTAGCGGATCAGGAATCTGCTCAAACCTACCAGAACCTTGTCCCTCTTTGTCCTTCTGAACAAAGTAGTACATTCAGCCCAGGATTGGACACCAGCAGCCATTACCAACATGGGAAAGGTCCAAGTCATAGAGGAGCATCTGGTACGGTTAATCTGGACAATCTAG GTGCTACTGAGAGAACATATTCATTGTATGAGGCAGAGCAACAGAGCAGGCCCTCATATTGGTCCAACTACCCATCACCCACTTACTGCACTTCCATGCTTGGGCAACCCCCATCATCTTCCTCACCTCCAATTACTCAACCCTCTTTGTCATTCTGCCTCCGCGTGGCCAAAAGGCGCAGTGCATCATCTCATAGATCAGACAGGGAGGGTGAAATGGCACCCATGTCTGCTTATCCAG GATCTGGGCCCATCCAGCTATGGCAGTTTCTGCTGGAACTTCTCCTGGACTCTGCTTGCCACACCTTCATCAGCTGGACTGGGGATGGCTGGGAATTTAAGATGTCAGACCCTGCAGAG GTGGCGAAGCGGTGGGGCCAGTGTAAGAACAAGCCCAAAATGAACTACGAGAAGCTAAGTCGCGGTCTGCGTTACTACTACCACAAAAACATAATTCACAAAACAGCAGGGAAACGTTATGTTTACCGCTTTGTCTGTGACGTGCAAGGTATGCTCGGGAAAACGGCACACGAGGTCTTAACGAGTCTAAACATCCCACCATCAAATGCTGGATCTCCACAGTCTGCAGCAAGCATGACAAGATCAGAGGAAACCACAGAATCCTGGACACATTAG
- the LOC127454625 gene encoding caspase a-like: protein MEKTTRDFLLSSFNDLVDAEFKRFCGKLCDSKLEPRIPRGSVERKDREDMASLLIETYTESRAVEVTVQILRSINFNQTAEKLKSDYESRHPSPQHEQVDSKSGNNQMHVQDKCKEPLKLIPCSQEFKDKILKEKGNEVYKPLDKSVRKRLALLINNIEFDKGLNRSGAEKDEENMEWLLKSLDYKVEKYRNLSGMEMDDAVKNFAGYVEHADSDSTFVVIMSHGTRIDNRDAILGVHFDDRNPIDIFFVDEIYSHLNTKNCAALHDKPKVILIQACRGGEDGGLEINEGEHNELKKIKQDGWVHKEKDFTCLMSCTPETVSFRDSDLGTPYVRHLVSVFCESAHEIHIDELFRKVMQRFESDPEMKGGFEQMACKERETLVKQFYLFPGL, encoded by the exons ATGGAGAAAACAACCCGGGACTTTTTGTTGTCCAGTTTTAATGACTTGGTGGATGCAGAGTTCAAACGTTTCTGCGGCAAACTGTGTGACAGTAAACTGGAACCGCGCATTCCCCGCGGATCTGTTGAGAGAAAGGATAGAGAAGACATGGCGAGTCTTCTTATAGAAACATACACTGAGAGCAGAGCCGTGGAGGTGACAGTCCAGATCCTTAGATCTATTAACTTCAATCAAACTGCAGAGAAACTGAAATCTGACTACGAAAGTA GACACCCATCGCCCCAGCATGAGCAGGTGGACTCAAAGTCAGGAAATAATCAGATGCATGTGCAGGACAAGTGCAAGGAGCCATTGAAGCTTATTCCATGCAGCCAAGAGTTTAAAGACAAAATTCTTAAAGAAAAGGGGAATGAG GTTTACAAACCATTAGACAAGTCTGTGAGGAAACGTCTAGCCCTGCTGATCAACAACATTGAATTTGATAAGGGATTGAACAGGAGTGGGGCGGAGAAAGATGAAGAGAACATGGAGTGGCTGTTAAAAAGTCTGGATTATAAAGTAGAGAAATACAGAAATCTCTCCGGAATG GaaatggatgatgcagtcaagaACTTTGCTGGATATGTGGAACATGCAGATTCAGACAGCACCTTTGTGGTTATAATGTCCCATGGGACCAGAATTGATAATAGAGATGCCATTTTAGGTGTCCATTTTGATGACAGGAACCCCATTGACATCTTCTTCGTTGATGAGATCTACTCCCATCTGAACACAAAGAATTGTGCAGCACTGCATGATAAACCAAAGGTTATCCTTATTCAAGCCTGCAGAGGAG GCGAGGATGGAGGTTTGGAGATCAATGAAGGTGAACACAATGagctaaagaaaataaagcaagaTGGCTGGGTGCACAAGGAGAAGGACTTTACTTGTCTTATGTCCTGCACCCCTG AAACTGTCTCTTTCAGGGATTCTGATTTGGGAACACCTTACGTCAGACACTTAGTGAGTGTGTTCTGCGAAAGTGCACATGAGATTCACATTGATGAATTGTTCAGGAAg GTTATGCAACGCTTCGAGAGTGACCCTGAAATGAAAGGAGGCTTTGAACAAATGGCATGTAAAGAAAGGGAAACCCTTGTAAAGCAGTTCTACTTGTTCCCTGGACTTTAA
- the LOC127454630 gene encoding apoptosis-associated speck-like protein containing a CARD isoform X2, which yields MEKTIKDHLIDIFDDLGQDNQKKFKNKLCDRSKEPRVRRGKIEKAKDSLDLADLMVITFTSKDVVSVSLEILEAIGCNEQAKELREVTGHNTCGSVHDPTARPRPPSNDKHFIDSNRKELIQRVNNIDAILDELYEKEIIEKEEYNLIRAEKTPQSKMRALFDGPINSAGTAGKDALYEVLMKLQFHLMKDLGAK from the exons ATGGAGAAAACTATTAAGGATCACCTGATTGACATTTTTGATGATCTGGGGCAGGACAaccaaaagaaatttaaaaacaaattgtgcGATCGAAGTAAAGAACCGCGCGTCCGCCGCGGTAAGATCGAAAAGGCCAAAGACTCCTTGGATCTCGCAGATCTAATGGTGATCACTTTTACATCGAAAGACGTGGTCTCTGTATCACTGGAAATTTTAGAAGCAATAGGCTGCAATGAACAAGCAAAGGAACTCAGAGAGGTCACAGGGCACA ATACATGTGGCAGCGTTCATGACCCGACAGCACGGCCAAGGCCTCCATCTAATG ACAAACACTTCATTGACAGCAATCGGAAAGAGCTGATACAACGAGTTAATAACATAGACGCCATCCTAGATGAACTTTATGAAAAGGAAATCATCGAAAAGGAGGAATACAATTTAATCCGTGCTGAGAAAACCCCACAAAGCAAGATGAGAGCGTTATTTGACGGCCCCATCAACTCTGCTGGCACTGCAGGGAAAGATGCCTTATACGAAGTTCTTATGAAATTACAGTTCCACTTAATGAAAGACCTTGGGGCTAAGTGA
- the LOC127454630 gene encoding apoptosis-associated speck-like protein containing a CARD isoform X1, which produces MEKTIKDHLIDIFDDLGQDNQKKFKNKLCDRSKEPRVRRGKIEKAKDSLDLADLMVITFTSKDVVSVSLEILEAIGCNEQAKELREVTGHTDTCGSVHDPTARPRPPSNDKHFIDSNRKELIQRVNNIDAILDELYEKEIIEKEEYNLIRAEKTPQSKMRALFDGPINSAGTAGKDALYEVLMKLQFHLMKDLGAK; this is translated from the exons ATGGAGAAAACTATTAAGGATCACCTGATTGACATTTTTGATGATCTGGGGCAGGACAaccaaaagaaatttaaaaacaaattgtgcGATCGAAGTAAAGAACCGCGCGTCCGCCGCGGTAAGATCGAAAAGGCCAAAGACTCCTTGGATCTCGCAGATCTAATGGTGATCACTTTTACATCGAAAGACGTGGTCTCTGTATCACTGGAAATTTTAGAAGCAATAGGCTGCAATGAACAAGCAAAGGAACTCAGAGAGGTCACAGGGCACA CAGATACATGTGGCAGCGTTCATGACCCGACAGCACGGCCAAGGCCTCCATCTAATG ACAAACACTTCATTGACAGCAATCGGAAAGAGCTGATACAACGAGTTAATAACATAGACGCCATCCTAGATGAACTTTATGAAAAGGAAATCATCGAAAAGGAGGAATACAATTTAATCCGTGCTGAGAAAACCCCACAAAGCAAGATGAGAGCGTTATTTGACGGCCCCATCAACTCTGCTGGCACTGCAGGGAAAGATGCCTTATACGAAGTTCTTATGAAATTACAGTTCCACTTAATGAAAGACCTTGGGGCTAAGTGA
- the si:ch211-225p5.8 gene encoding sodium channel subunit beta-1 isoform X1: MLLRIILFLALCIVFIHVPEGQTGCAEVDSMTEAVAGKSFMLGCISCKRREEVPGSAIVDWHFKPSEDEDFIHIFRYEYTSPSILDENYEGRLEWHGTMGTKDVQNGAIFIHNVTFNDTGTYRCTFHRTLFLPPDEEHVTIRKDVELTVVEEANPELTAVISEIMMYVLIVVLQLWMIGVLIYCYKKIYAENEAREARKAAAQNKLINANDPCDGVHFE, encoded by the exons TGCCAGAAGGACAGACTGGATGTGCTGAAGTGGACTCCATGACAGAGGCAGTGGCTGGAAAGAGTTTTATGTTGGGTTGCATCTCTTGCAAGAGGAGGGAAGAGGTGCCTGGTTCTGCTATCGTGGACTGGCACTTCAAACCATCTGAAGATGAGGACTTTATCCAT ATTTTCCGATATGAATATACTTCCCCCAGCATTCTTGATGAAAACTATGAGGGAAGACTAGAGTGGCATGGGACAATGGGGACAAAGGATGTGCAAAATGGAGCCATCTTCATTCACAACGTCACATTTAACGACACTGGGACCTACCGTTGTACCTTCCACCGCACACTGTTCCTTCCTCCAGATGAGGAACATGTGACAATAAGAAAAGATGTGGAACTCACCGTTGTGGAAGAGG CCAACCCTGAGCTGACAGCCGTAATCTCTGAGATTATGATGTATGTGCTGATCGTAGTCCTGCAGTTGTGGATGATTGGAGTGCTGATTTACTGTTATAAGAAGATCTATGCTGAGAATGAAGCTCGAGAGGCCAGAAAAGCAGCTGCTCAGAACAA ACTCATCAATGCAAATGATCCTTGTGATGGGGTGCATTTTGAATAA
- the si:ch211-225p5.8 gene encoding sodium channel subunit beta-1 isoform X2, with the protein MTEAVAGKSFMLGCISCKRREEVPGSAIVDWHFKPSEDEDFIHIFRYEYTSPSILDENYEGRLEWHGTMGTKDVQNGAIFIHNVTFNDTGTYRCTFHRTLFLPPDEEHVTIRKDVELTVVEEANPELTAVISEIMMYVLIVVLQLWMIGVLIYCYKKIYAENEAREARKAAAQNKLINANDPCDGVHFE; encoded by the exons ATGACAGAGGCAGTGGCTGGAAAGAGTTTTATGTTGGGTTGCATCTCTTGCAAGAGGAGGGAAGAGGTGCCTGGTTCTGCTATCGTGGACTGGCACTTCAAACCATCTGAAGATGAGGACTTTATCCAT ATTTTCCGATATGAATATACTTCCCCCAGCATTCTTGATGAAAACTATGAGGGAAGACTAGAGTGGCATGGGACAATGGGGACAAAGGATGTGCAAAATGGAGCCATCTTCATTCACAACGTCACATTTAACGACACTGGGACCTACCGTTGTACCTTCCACCGCACACTGTTCCTTCCTCCAGATGAGGAACATGTGACAATAAGAAAAGATGTGGAACTCACCGTTGTGGAAGAGG CCAACCCTGAGCTGACAGCCGTAATCTCTGAGATTATGATGTATGTGCTGATCGTAGTCCTGCAGTTGTGGATGATTGGAGTGCTGATTTACTGTTATAAGAAGATCTATGCTGAGAATGAAGCTCGAGAGGCCAGAAAAGCAGCTGCTCAGAACAA ACTCATCAATGCAAATGATCCTTGTGATGGGGTGCATTTTGAATAA